The nucleotide sequence TTGGAGAAGTTTGAGGTAATCCCCTTCAGCTTTTACTGAGATAGCTTTGATAGGTGATTTAGATTTGAGGCCATTAGCTTGCTTAATAGGAAGAATAACTTTCTTGATATCAGCTACTAATTCAGTTCTTAATAGCGCCGCTTCATCCATTTTTACGGCTAATTTAAAACGTTCGCTAGAACCTTCCCACGCATCGGCAACTTCGGCTTTCACAAGCTTAGAAATTTTGCAGACACCACAAAGGTCTTCACCTATTAAATCAATAAGTTGCTGATCGTCTTCACTGGCTTCCACGGTGAGAGTTTCTACTGCGAGCTTCATAGAGAAATTATTTTTGGACTTATAAGTTCTCACTAAAGTAACGAGATCTAAGAGTACGAGACCGGCTTTTTTTCCAGTTTCGCAAATCGCTTCTGCAGCAACACTCGGAAGTAAAGAGATATGAACTGATTTATCACCTTCGCGTTCACGGAAAACATCTTGGTAGATTTCTTCGCAAATATGAGGCATATAAGGAGCAAATAGTTTAATGATTCCCAGTTGGATTTGATAAAGCGTCCAGCGTGCGGCTTTGGCATCTTCAGCGGCTTCATCACCATAAAGGCGGTGCTTCACCATTTCGATATAATTATCACAGAAGTCAGACCAGAAGAATTGTTCAAGGGCATTACGCGCAGGGAAAAATTCATACTTTTCAAAAGCTTTGTGATAAGCGCTGATGACTTCATCAAAACGGGTAAGAATCCATTTGTCAACGGCCGTTAAAGTAGGCATGGCAGCGGAAGCATCAAAATTCTCTAAAAAGCCTTCTGCAAAACGAGTGGAATTCCAAAGCTTGGTAAGAAGTTTACTTGAGCCTTCGATTTCGTCTTCATCAAAAGCAATATCAGTACCGAGAGTACCGGATGATGCCCAGTAACGAATTTGGTCGGCACCGTGATTTGCGATCATCGCAAGTGGTGAGAAGCGATCGCCATCTTTTGATTTAGAGATTTTTGATTTACGTGCAAAGGCTTTACCTTCGACTTGTTGTTGTTCAACCTGAACATCTTTTTTGATCACGTGACCAGAAATCACGGCATCTTTCCATGGCACATCATTGAATTGGAAATAAGATTTCACAATGGTGTAAAAAGCCCAAGTACGAATGATATCGTGAGCTTGAGGACGCATCGACATAGGGCGAATTTGAGGAAGCTCATCTTCTTCACCCCAGCGCGAGTTCAATTCTGGTGAACTAGATGAAGTAGCCCAGGTATCGAGAACATCTGCTTCAGGAATAAGTGTTTCAGGATCATAGCCTTTGCAATCAAGGGGCTTGTCCACAAGTGGATTGACAGGGAGTTGCTCAGGTGATGCAGGGAGAACCGTTCCGTCAGGAGCATACCAAACGGGAATCGGAACACCGAAATAGCGTTGACGAGAGATAGCCCAGTCCCAACCGAGGTTATCGACCCAATCACGGTAGCGTTTGCCCATGAATGATGGGAACCAATTTACTTTTTCGCCTTGAGCTAAAAGTTCTTCTTTATGTTCAACAACTTTGATGAACCACTGTTTAGTGGGAAGATACTCAACAGGAGTACCACAGCGTTCGTGAGTATTCACAACGCGTGTTTCAGCCGCTAAGTCTTCTTGTTTGAAAATAATGTTTTCTTCTTTGAGTTTTGCGATGATTGCAGAACGAGCATCATCAATACTCATGCCTTCGTATTCACCTGCGCGCTCATTCATGAGGCCTTCGAGGGTCAAACAAACATTGATTTCTAAATCGTGTTCACGCCACCAATCGATATCGGTTACATCACCAAAAGTACAGCACATAACAATACCAGTACCTTTTTCCGGATCGGCTTTTTCGTCGGCAAGAATTTTTACTGTGTGACCAAAAATGGGTACAATAGCATCTTGACCAATGAGGTGCTTATATTTTTCATTCTCAGGGTGAATAAACATGGCTGCACAGCCAGGAAGTAACTCAGGTCGTGTAGTGGCAATAGGAATATCTTCACCATCGGCACTTTTAAAATTGAGGTAGTTAAAAATCGTGCCCTTGTTTACATCATCAACTTCTGCTTGAGCAAAAGATGTCTGACATTTCGTACACCAGAGTGTAGGGCTTTCATTATACTTAACTTTATCACGTTGGAGTAAATCAAGGAATGAACGTTGTGAAATACGCTGAGACTTTTCGCTGATGGTTGAGTAGGCATTTCCCCATGCGCAGGAAAAACCGAGACTCTGCCAAAGTTCTTTGAATTGAGAACGGTATTTAGCTGAAACTTCTTCACAGTGTTTAACGAATTCTGCACGAGGCATCTCTGAGCCCTTAATGCCTTTTTCTCTTTCGGTGAGGATTTCAGTGGGTAAACCATTGTCATCAAAACCAAAAGGATACATAACGTTTTTACCCAACATGCGTTGGTAACGAGCTACGATTTCTGCTTGGGTATAAGAAAAAACGTGTCCGATGTGAAGCTTGCCGGATACTGTTGGTGGGGGTGTGTCTATAGAAAAAACTTCTTTATCTGATTGTTCATCAAAGGCATAGATGCCTTCTTGATCCCAGAATTCCTGCCATTTTTTTTCGCTGTCGGCAGCACTGTATTTGTTGGACAAAGCCATGATTTTATCTCCGTATAAATTTAATCGCGCTAAAGTAATGCCATTGAAGGGGATTGAAAATTAATCACCCGATTTAGTACAGTATTCAAAGCTTAGATTTAATGATTTCTCGTTTAGTCTTAGAAGTCGCTCTAAGATTTTTTGTAGAAAAAGGAGGATTTTCTAGATTTGTCGTGTCAGTTTTAGTAGGTGTATACGATATTAATAAGGAGGACAGAGCTTTTTAAGTTTTGTAAAATTTTAATTCAGAAGGATAGAAATATGCGTATAATTACTTTAGTCATGGCCCTAGTTTTTTTAGGAAATAGTTCTTTCGCAAAAGAATTGTTCAAAGATCCAAGCTTTAAAAAGTTCGATGATTACTGGTGGGTAAAGCCTCATAATGAGTATAAATCCTATAAGCCCGTAATTAAAAAAGGGGTTTTTTCAGTCACGACAAAGCATACCTCAGAATCCCATTATTATGGATTAATTGGTCCAGTTGATTTAAAAGAAGGTAAGAAATATTTACTCACTTTTGAAATGAATTGCGAAGGTGAGGGGATGGTGAATATAATTGCACGTACAACAAAACAGACCGGTAAAAAGAAAGGCAAAACAAAAGATAAAACTAAGAATAAACTGGTAACTCTGGGGCTTGCGCACAAAGCTAAAGATATTCAGCCAGGATGGAAAAAATATACTTGTGAATTTACGGCCACTAAAAATCCCAATTCAGATCAGATTCCTTCGATCAAAATTTTACTTGGAGAATTTCAAGGGACAGTCGAGGTCCGTAAGATGTCATTAACAGAAAATTCCGATGGTGGAGATGGTGGGAAAAAAGGCACAGTCGAAATTACTGAGCTCTAATTCATTTTCGTATTTTTTTAAAAGCCCGTTTCGACGGGCTTTTTTTTCTAATTTTTATTTTACCACAGGAAGAATAATTCTGGAGGGGTATTTTTTTGAAAGCATGATCGTGTTGTTTGCTACAGGAGATTCATTAAAAGACATTACGGGTTCGTAACTATTGGGATGCACTTCGTACTTAGGACTGTTGCTACTAGATATATGTACAGCTAAACGGTGCCCCTTGTTAATGACAATCGCGGTACTCCACATATCCATCGTCAATTTATATACTTTGTCTTTTTTAAGTTTAGATTGCTTATCGAAACCTTCATGGAAGCGTCCCATAATAATCGAATCGCGTACAATGGCTTCGTAGCCATCTGGATAAATATCTATAAGATTAGCGGTGAAAGTAGTGTCCTCGACATCCGTTTTAATAAAAAGTTCAGCAAAAACCTTACCCGTAATCTCCATAGGAGCTTGAAGTACATCAGAGCGGAAACGCAGGATATCTTTGCGATCCTTGTTAAGTCTCTGATCTTTTGGCCCGACACCTGTGTGAATAAAAACATCTCCGCCAATTGAAGGCACAGGATTACGAGGATCGTATTTGAAACTGAGAGCGGCATTTTTTACTGTGGGTAAACTTGTCTTAAGAGAGCCATCACTCTTCATATAATAAGAGACTTTTTTATGGGGAACAGGCCAGACTTCTGTCATTTTGTATTCGTTTCCTGGAGCATTTGGATCAGTACTATCACCCATTAAGAAGTAGATCATCTTTGATTTTTCTGTTACCGAGCCTGTGAGTGCCTTGGAGAGCTTCGGCAGTTGCCATTTTGCGGGAACAGCACGCATGGGTGGTTTTCGTCCAGCCATATTTCCATGGCCAGAGGCATCGACTTGAATATATAAATTGCCCTTATCGGCAAAAGCCTCGAAATAGTCTAAAGCAGACTCCGCAAAAATGTCGTACCAGCCTGTTTTGGCAATAAAGGCAGTTTGATTGTTGATGGAAGCCTTTTTAATAGTTTGTGCGTAAGTGTTTTTATTGAAGAGAGTAATGGTGGGTTTTGGCCATTGAGGTGTCTGAGTATTGCGTTGTTGCAGCCAGTTATACATTTCCCTACGAACGCCATTGTGATAGGTCCAATATAAATAAGCATTACCGCCGCTAACATTTGTTGAAACAGTCTTCAAGGCAGGATGTTTTGCTAAGTAAGCCATATAGCCACAGAATCCGTGCCCACTCTGACCAATAATGCCCACATTCCCATTACAAAAAGCTTGTTTCGAAATCCAGTCAATCGCATCATAGCCATCTTCGATTTCATTATCAAAGCTCTTGGCATCGAATGTACCTTTGCCCTCAGATTCACCATCTCCTCTCGGATCCTGACAGATAAAGACTAAGTTTTGTCCTTTAAATCGATGGGCATTATGAAAGGCTGCACTCCAAATTCCGTAAGCAGTGCGAGTGAGAATTACGGGGGCAGGTCCAGCGTTCTTGGGGACGAAAATACCCGTAGCAAGCTTGACACCGTCTCTCATGGGAACCATGTGGCGTTCAAAGGTATAATCACCTCCTAGTTGAGCAGAAATAGTCTCGATACAATATTTTTCTTTTTCCGCATGGGTGAGGATGCCATCACCATTGAAATCCGATTTTGGGTGTTGCTTCATAAAGTGAGCAGCACCAGGAATTGCGGTAGGCAAAGATTTTTCAATATCCTTTGCATAGAGTGAATAGCTTATCAATGCTAGATTTATAAACAGTAATCGCTTTAGTTTTATCATTCATGTACCCGTTTAAATTATTGTTGAGATTTCGATGTGATAAACTGCTTGTTACTCTGAGCTGTTACAGGATATAGATATTTAGTGAATCTTTTTTAAATATACTTACTGTAGTGAAATCTAATTTTGACGAATATTCCACAAAAGTCATTTGATCACCTGAATTAGCTAATAAGTGACTTTTAGTACCTAAGGACATACCCTAAAATATGTCTTAAGGATCAAACCCGAAAAGTTTTTTATATTTTATTTGATCTTTTAATGGATTGGCAAGTATTTTATACCTATGTCTCTAGGAATGATAAAATATTAGGAGTGCACTCGTGCAGGAAATTACTCACCAACAAATCATGATCTTTTTCTTTAGCCTCGCCCTACTTATTGGCTTGGCACGTATCTTTGGTGAAATGTGTAAAAAAATTGGTCAACCTTCGATATTGGGTGAAATCGCAGCGGGTATAATTTTAGGGCCTACAGTCTTTGCCTACATTGCCCCAGATTTACAAGCCACACTTTTCCCATCGTCTGGGCCTCTCTATGTAACTTTTGAGTTCATTGGAATGCTAGCCATTACTCTGTTCATGTTGATTGCAGGCATGGAAGTGGATCTTAAATGCCTTAAAAAGCAGGCTAAACCTGCCACGATAGTGGGCATTAGTAGCATGGTGGTCCCCTTTATAGGTGGCTTTGCGCTAGTTTACCTTTTTCCGAAAACATTTGATACTCAGGAAAAAACACTAGTGACAGCCTTGTTTATGGCAACCGCCCTAGCCATATCGGCTCTCCCAGTAATAACAAAAATTCTCATGGACCTTAAGCTCATAAAAACTGACCTAGGTGTCACCATAATTGCAGCCGCCATTTTTAATGACCTGACTGGTTGGATGATTTTTGCGATTGTGCTCAGTTTAATGAGCGATAATTCAGGTGGTTTTCCTTGGGAGACAATCGTTGGAATTGTGGTAGCAGGAGTACTTATGCTCACTGTAGGCAGGAAAATAATTCTGGCACTGATCCCACGTGTCCAAGCTCATGCCTCCTGGCCAGGTGGAGTTATGGGCTTTGTACTAACGGGAGCTTTACTCTCTGCTGGAGTTGCTGAATGGATTGGCGTACATGGAATTTTTGGTAGTTTCCTTTTTGGTGTAGCTCTTGGCGATAGCCCTCACTTACGTCACCAAACTGAAGAGTATATGGAAAAATTCATTTCATTCATTCTAACCCCCATATTTTTTGCGACCATAGGTTTAAAAGTTAATTTCCTGACTCATTTCGATATTTTTGCAGTCGTGATTTTATTAGTGGTGGGTTCCGTAACAAAAATCTTCGGTAGTTATATTGGAGCTAAATTTTGCCGCATGAGTAAAAGAGAATCCTGGGCCTTGGCTTGGGGAATGAATGCTCGTGGAGTGATGGAAATTATTTTAGCTATCATCGCTTTAGAGGCTGGAGTCATTAACGATACTATTTTTGTGGCAGTGGTCATTTTAGCATTATTCACATCGATGACTTCTGGTGCTTTAATGAAAATTAGTCTAAGAAGACGTTCAAAAACTTCTGCAGCAACGAGCTTTGGGCGTGGTGCTTTCGTGGCAGATCTTTCTCATCAATCACCTTCCCACGTCATTAAGGATATTGTTCTTGGCCTTAAGTTAGATCATCAAGTTCAGGCCGACCTTATCCAAAGTATAATTAACCGAGAGCAACTGATGTCGACGGGACTTGAAAAAGGCCTAGCTGTCCCTCATTGCCGTACTGACTTGGTCAAAAAGCCAGTGCTAGCAATAGGCATCCATAAAGAGGGAGCAAATTTTGATTGCTTTGACGATGGTAAAGCTCATATAATTGCTCTGATTATCACACCTCTAGATGATCCGGAGAGTCAATTAGAACTCATTAGTCTTCTCGCATCTCACTTTTCATCCAAAGAAGAAATAGAAAAGGCAATGCAGTGCCATTCCAAGGTGGATATGCACGCCATTCTAAATGCAGCGGATGAATTATCCGAAAAGAAGCACTAGGCCTTAAGGCTTAAAGCCTAGTGGACATAGAGTTATTCTATGTAGAGTTCATTTTTTTATTAAATATTTTAGAGAATCACCAATAAAACTTTTAAAATTTGCGTTTTAACAATATCAAGCAAATGAAAAGAGTCTAAATTCAGTGAATCAATCAATAGCAAAAATGAGTTTAAAGGAAGTCCCAGTAATGAATCAGCCTTACTGAGCCAACTTAAGCAGGGAGATGAAGGAGCTTTAAGCGAATTAATCGTTCTGCATCAAGAAGCTATGATTGCGTATATATATTGCCTTAGTGGTGATATTGAACTCAGTAAGGATATTTGCCAAGAAAGTTATTTAAAATTGCTTAGCAAACCTCCAGTTCTGATAGTGGGAAAAAGTTTACGTTCGTGGCTTTTTCGCGTGGGTCGCAACAAGTTTCTTGATCATATCCGAAAACAAAAATATGAGTTTGCAGAATTGAATGAAAATTTAAGCTGTAGTGAAAAGTCACCAGATCATCAAATGATTCAATTCCAACAAAAAGAAAATATTCAGCACTGTCTTGAAGCACTACCTGAACTACTTCGTGAAACGGTAAAATTAAGGGTTTACGAAGAGATGAATTTTCGTGAGATATCTGAGCAAATGGGGACACCACTGGGGACAGTGCTTTGGCGTATGCAAAAAGCGCTTAAACTTCTAAAGCCCCAATTTAAAGGAGAGAAATCATGAATAAAGAAGATTTTCGCTTGAATAATGATCAGCAATTAGCGCTGAGATCGGCATTGAAAAAACAGCCAAGTATGAAAAGAAGTCGCTTCATATTACCGGCCTATGCGGCGGTCGTACTGGGCACTTTTTTACTAGTAAATCCAAAAACAGATGTAAACCCACCTAATCATTCTCAAGAAGTAATCAAAGAGCAATATTCCCATCAGGATTTGGTGAAGTTCGAGAGAGAGTTTGAAACCCGACGTAGTGCAAATAAGAGAGTTCGTAAAGATAAAGTAAAAGTTAGATTTCAAGCTAGGAAAAAAAGTAAATCAGCAAATTTGGCTGAAAAAATGGCAGGCACTCGTTTGCGTTTAAATAAATTGAAAAGTAAAATTAATAGTTAAGAGGAGTTAGAAATGAATAAATTATTTATCTTGTTTATGTTGCTGTTTACAGCTAGTGGCATGCTTTTTGCGAATAGTACAAAATGTAATTCTACAAGAGTTGGAATTGTTTTTGAAGAAGATGACGAACACGACGAAGATGACGAAGATGACGAACACGACGAAGATGACGAAGATGACGAAGATGACGAAGATGACGAAGATGAATTTGATGAAGAAGAGTTTAAACAGTTTTTGAGTAAACACTTTGGATTTGCACAAAAACTTAAGCAGCGCCTAAGTGAAGACGAACACGAAGAATTTATTGAAGAAATAGAAGAGCTCTACCTTAGCATCAAAGAAAATAGTGAAGACGAACATGAAAGTATAGAGCTTAAAATTGAATTGATGGAGATTCAATCCTACTTGATGGGAGAGTTGATTCGCTACACAAGCAATAAAGAAGAAAAGCAAGAGATGCAACAGAAATTAGCTGGGCATCTCAGTATACTTTTTGATTTAAAGTTGAAAACGTATCATATGGAAATGAAAGACTTGGCAAATGAAATACAAGAGATGCAAAAAATGATTCAAAAGCGTAAAATGCTTAAAGAAAAAATCATTGAAATGCAACTTTTTAAGCTAAGCAATGATGAAGATTTACTAGATTGGTAAGCTTATTAGTCAATTGATATTTGGAAATGTGACATGATGAGCTGATACGTGAAGCCCCAAAGGTCAGTCCCTTCTATATCAATGCAGGTAAAATCTAAATCAGGATAGTTCTTTGATTTTTGCTTCTTTAGATGAAATTGCGGCTTCCGCAAATAATCTAATGATACCCAGTAGTATTCATAGTGCTCACGAAGATCTAAAGTAATTTGCGGTTCATGCTCAAGTTCGAAAAAGTAGGGCTGAACCCACATGGGGTGTCCAACAGTCCCGCCAGCCGAAAGCATTGGAAGTTCTTCGTAATCACTGTGTTGATCTAAGGCGAAGTCACACTCTTCACGGGTCTCCCTGATTGCAGCAGCAAGAGGGGAGCTATCTTCGGGGTCAATTTTACCACCAGGTAAGGACAGGTGACCTGACCAAGGGTCTATATCATTGATGGAGCGCTTGAGTATAAGGATCTTGTCATCACAAAGAATGAGACTTACTGCGGCTTGTGCTATCATGATATGTTTAGGGTCCAAGTTTACTTAATCAAACGGATGGTCCATGGATATTTATAAAGCACGCCTCTGTTTGCGGCATTCGCAGCTTTGATGATACAGACTATATCTACAATGAGTATGGCAAAGAGCATTAAATAGCCGATCAATAACAGACATAAGACGATACTTATTACTGAATAAATGAGCATTGTTATTTGGAAATTGATAGCTTCTTTCCCGCACTCATCGACAAAGGGAGATTCATCTTTTTTTATTACCCAAAAAATAGCGGGCCCAATGATTCCGCCAAAAGGGATACCTGCAAAATTTAACAAGGCGAGAAGGTGACAAACCATGGCGTTGGTTTTTTCTTCTTTAGGTATATCTGCGGGGTCTATAATTAATTCATCCATCTAAACATTCCTCCATAGGGTAGTTATCTAATATGAGATAAATTGGAGCGATCTAATAATAGATCAAGTGTCCGATGCAATAATTATAATGAGCGATGGAGTATACGTCGATAAAAGGCAATGAAACAAGCTGTATCTATAGTGTTAGCTTCAGCATAGATTATATTTTGATTAAATATAGCGAATTCAATTTAAAAAATTTGTTGTGTGAGGGGCATAGGCATAAATTAATTGCAGCAATATTAATTTAAAATTAGAGGTACTATTATGTCATTTATTCAAAGAGATCTTCCCTATGGTTTTGATGATCTAGCCCCACATCTAGATCGTAGTGTTCTCGAGATACATTTCACCAAACATCATGCGGGTTACGTTTCGAAGCTCAATGCGGCATTGGAAAACACCGAGCTCATTAATAAAGATTTGACCTCTCTAGTCTCAGATCTTTCAGTAGTTCCAGAAGCAAAACGTGCAGCGGTGAAAAAACTTGCCGGTCAACATTATAATCATCAACTCTACTGGGAAAGCCTTTCTCCAAGAGGCGGAGGTGAACCTACAGGTTCATTAGCAGAAGCAATCATTAGAGATTTTGGTTCTTACGATGCTTTTCGTACAAGCTTTAATGCCGCGGCAGCAACACAGTTTGGCAGTGGTTGGGCATGGCTCAGTAATAATAATGGTAAACTTGAGGTGAGTTCTACAGGTAACGAGGATACACCGCTAATGACTGGAGCTAAACCTATCTTAACCTTAGATGTATGGGAGCATGCTTATTACCTACAGTATCAGAATCGTCGCCCTGCTTTTATTGACGCTTTTTGGAATGTCGTTGACTGGGATGCCGCAAACACACGCTTTAATTCTTAGTTGAAGCAATCGTTGTGATCAAAGAGAGAGCCTTTTGGTTCTCTCTTTTTCTTTGTAGTGAAAGCGAACGAATAAATATTAACCATTATACCGCTGAAGAGACATCTTATATATATTGATATAGGGAGCAATGCTTGACTTAAGGTCCGTGGATAATTATTAATGCATGCCATCATGACCTAATAAACACAGTTATATCCTGCTTGCGCTGTGTCCGAGTATAGATCGAGGCGAGATAAAGAGTGGAGTCAAAATCCACAGTAGGGCTAAGATCTCGCAACAGGAAACCCTATTTTCGAAGGGAGTATCACTCGCATTCCAGCTGGGCATTGATCCTTTTGAGCAGGAATGCAGCTTGAGAGCGTATATTTCGAAAAAAGATCTCTCAAGCTTAAAAAGCTGTAAGTGGCTGCCTAGAAGCGCTTAGGTGTGGTATAGAGCAGTTGCTTGCTAGAGAATCCGTATAAAAAGTAAATAAAAGATAGCAAAGGGCATTGCAGAAAAACGAACTGAGGATATTCTAAGGCCTCGTCAGAAACGACGGGCAAACAACCGGGCCGAAAGCGAGCTAGTTGAGAGTAAAAAAACGAAGATTTTTGATAGTTGAATTATATGATAGTAACGGGCTCCTAAATCATTTATGATTTAAGAGTTAATTTTTTCGAGAGAGAAAACTCAATAGAATAAAAAAAGTAATAAGTCAGAATCAAACACAATCAAATTGATTGGAGAGTTTGATCCTGGCTCAGAATGAATGCTGGCGGCATGGATTAGGCATGCAAGTTGAACGAGAATCTAACTTCGGTTAGAGGAAAGTAGCGAAAGGGTGAGTAACGCGTGAATAATCTGCCCCCAAGTTTGGAACAACAGTTGGAAACGACTGCTAAAACCGGATGTGGATATAAGGTCGCATGATCTAATATCTAAAGGAAACGCTTGGGGATGAGTTCGCGTGCCATTATGTTAGTTGGTAAGGTAACGGCTTACCAAGACTATGACGGCTAGGTGGTCTGAGAGGACGATCACCCACACTGGGACTGAGACACTGCCCAGACTCCTGCGGGAGGCTGCAGTCGAGAATCTTCCGCAATGCGCGCAAGCGTGACGGAGCAATGCCGCGTGATCGAAGACGGCCTTCGGGTTGTAAAGATCTGTCAGGGGGGAAAAACGATGATGGTACCCCCAGAGGAAGCCACGGCTAACTACGTGCCAGCAGCCGCGGTAATACGTAGGTGGCGAGCATTATTCGGAATTACTGGGCGTAAAGGGTCCGCAGGTGGTTAACTAAGTCAGATGTGAAATTTCAGTGCTCAACACTGAACCTGCATTTGAAACTGGTAAACTAGAGTATGTGAGAGGTAAGCGGAATTTGTGGTGTAGCGGTGGAATGCGTAGATATCACAAGGAAGACCAAAGGCGAAGGCAGCTTACTGGCACAATACTGACACTCATGGACGAAGGCTAAGGTAGCGAAAAGGATTAGATACCCTTGTAGTCTTAGCAGTAAACGTTGTACACTCGATGTTGGTCTGGTTAGTCGGATCAGTGTCTAAGCTAACGCGATAAGTGTACCGCCTGGGAAGTACGGTCGCAAGACTAAAACTCAAAGGAATTGACGGGGGCCCGCACAAGCGGTGGAGCATGTGGCTTAATTCGAGGCAACGCGAAGAACCTTACCCGGGTTTGACATTGAGCGACGTTCGGTGAAAGCCGAATTCCCTTCGGGGCGCGAAAACAGGTGCTGCATGGCTGTCGTCAGCTCGTGCTGTGAAGTGTTCGGTTAAGTCCGGCAACGAGCGCAACCCATACCCTTACTTGCTAACAGGTAATGCTGAGAACTTTAAGGGGACTGCCCGTGTTAAGCGGGAGGAAGGTGTGGACGACGTCAAGTCAGTATGGCCCTTACACCCGGGGCTGCACACGTGCTACAATGGCCGGTACAAAGGGCAGCAACCTAGCGATAGGAAGCGAATCCCCAAAACCGGTCTCAGTACGGATTGGAGTCTGCAACTCGACTCCATGAAGATGGAATCGCTAGTAAATGGGCATCAGCTACGGCTCATTGAATACGTTCCCGGGCCTTGTACACACCGCCCGTCACATCATGGGAGCTGAGTTCACCCGAAGTCGTTGCGCCAACCTGCTTGCAGGAGGCAGACGCCGAAGGTGGGCTTAGTGACTGGGATGAAGTCGTAACAAGGTAGCCGTTGGGGAACCAGCGGCTGGATCACCTCCTTTTTAAGGAATGAAAAAAGACTAACCTCTATTTAGAACTTCGGTTCTATAACATGAGTGCTTTTTACATGACTTATTACCCCGTTACTATCATATAATTCAAATATTGGACCGAGCGACAGCGCTCAGTCTTCGATATAGATCCTTGAAAGGAAGAAAACAATAGAATGAAAGAGTCAAAGTATAAAGTAAGAAACAATTTATACCAAGATCGCAAACCAAAGAATACAAGATAGAACGACTTAGTAAGAAATAGGTGTGTCGCCGAAAATGTTAATTTTTTAAGATTTTTGGTGGACAAGCTAGTAAGGGTGTATGATGGATGCCTTGGCACTAACAGGCGATGAAGGACGCGTTAAGCTGCGAAATGCCTCGGGGAGCTGCAAAAGAGCTTTGATCCGGGGGTATCCGAATGGGGAAACCCAACTGGAGTTATGTCCAGTTATCTCTGACTGAATAAATAGGTCAGAGAAGCGAACCTAGGGAAGTGAAACATCTCAGTACCTAGAGGAAAAGAAATCAACCGAGATTGCGCTAGTAGCGGCGAGCGAACGCGCAAGAGCCTAAACCTAA is from Lentisphaera profundi and encodes:
- a CDS encoding DUF4870 domain-containing protein, with amino-acid sequence MDELIIDPADIPKEEKTNAMVCHLLALLNFAGIPFGGIIGPAIFWVIKKDESPFVDECGKEAINFQITMLIYSVISIVLCLLLIGYLMLFAILIVDIVCIIKAANAANRGVLYKYPWTIRLIK
- a CDS encoding superoxide dismutase, yielding MSFIQRDLPYGFDDLAPHLDRSVLEIHFTKHHAGYVSKLNAALENTELINKDLTSLVSDLSVVPEAKRAAVKKLAGQHYNHQLYWESLSPRGGGEPTGSLAEAIIRDFGSYDAFRTSFNAAAATQFGSGWAWLSNNNGKLEVSSTGNEDTPLMTGAKPILTLDVWEHAYYLQYQNRRPAFIDAFWNVVDWDAANTRFNS
- a CDS encoding NUDIX hydrolase; this encodes MIAQAAVSLILCDDKILILKRSINDIDPWSGHLSLPGGKIDPEDSSPLAAAIRETREECDFALDQHSDYEELPMLSAGGTVGHPMWVQPYFFELEHEPQITLDLREHYEYYWVSLDYLRKPQFHLKKQKSKNYPDLDFTCIDIEGTDLWGFTYQLIMSHFQISID